GCGTCCGCTTCCAGCCGAATTTCGAGGTCGGCTTCAGCGACAACATCACGCTCGTCTGCCTGAACGCCGAGGCGGCCTACCGGTTCAGCGAGAAATGGGACGTGTGGAGCCCCTACCTCGGCGGCGGGGTCGGCCTGAACATCAAGAGCTACGACAACGGGCACGACAGCGACTCCGACACCGACCTCGGGGTCAACCTGCTCGGCGGCATCGAGAAGGGCCTCAACAACGGCGACCGCTTCTTCGTCGAGAGCAAGCTCAGCCTCAACGACGTGCCGGACGTGAAGATCACGATCGGCTGGACGTTCTACCACTAGCCGCGGATCCGGGAGGGCGCCGGCTCGCCGGACCCGCCCCCCCCCGCGGCGCTACGCAAGGAGATGCGCCATGTTATGGACCATCGCAGTCGTGCTCGTCATTCTGTGGTTCCTGGGTCTCGTGACGTCCTACACCCTCAACGGCTTCATCCACGTGCTGCTCGTCGTGGCCGTCATCGCCGTGCTGATCCGCCTCATCCAGGGGCGACGGGTCCTGTAGGCGGAATTTCTTTCGCGTTCGATTCGAGTACTGAACTGGGAGGTATCGACATGTTGAACCACCGAAGCCTGCTCGCGGCGGGCCTGTTTCTCTGCCTCGGCCTGCCGGCCGCGGCCCAGACCGTCGGCGTCCTGCAGTCCGCCGAGACGATGGATCCCGGCACCTACAAGCTCGCGCTGGCCCCGCTGATGATCTTCGGCGAGGACGGCGCGGACGACGAGTTCGGCGTCGCCGGGCGCGCGGGCTACGGCTTCACCGAGAGCTTCGACGCCGAGGTCAAGCTGGGCCTCTTCGAGAACAGCACCTACGCCGGACTCGACGGCGAGCTGTGGCTCCTGCACGGCAAGGACAACGGCGCCGGCCTGGACGCCTCGCTGACCGGCGGCCTGCACTGGATCTTCGGCAGCGACGGCTACCACGATTCCATGGGCTTCGACCTGGCGCCGATGATCAGCGGCAACGTGTCGGAGAACCTCGAACTGTGCGGCGCTCTGGACGCCTCGTTCGAATCGGTCGAGGACGTGCCGGCGGGCATGGACGACTCCTACACCCGGCTGCACC
The genomic region above belongs to bacterium and contains:
- a CDS encoding lmo0937 family membrane protein, coding for MLWTIAVVLVILWFLGLVTSYTLNGFIHVLLVVAVIAVLIRLIQGRRVL